In a single window of the Streptomyces sp. NBC_01298 genome:
- a CDS encoding DUF6884 domain-containing protein: MNTRGVLPVTTPQARRTTARRPLWDTGWGTKRAAAYAARCARYVSIDRLQLQARGRAAARLDFPYAVGRGPQRHEAAAAIAIRFGLDVRRLDRSGRALRITGRPDAVARYAAALPRVLDHAEQLASWAARMYSQCARKPQHTDHFEGLGARGPHAAAYFRAAAFRRIVEVLVGPQDIVVPEVDLNLPLWEQAETLGGVLGEYGWVEIRDAYDPDTAQRLLDNADRVKTPASRWPVTNKHGEQLALFDDAHLAPQPISGLVVVIPCSRAKTSHPAAAGQLYTGSLHKHARRTADALTAQGGTILVLSALHGLLPLDQVIEPYDHTWKDEGSVTVDDLQAQAVDLRLTGADVVLLTPSQYTQRAIVVWPNAQTPLAHLGIGRQRGRLTALRESARTRTQTPRETPTAPSLPAAQASCPMRSPRGLRGLHQRARQSPSAGPRLPDAAALTSPGAHPMTTPHTRPVIATEQAEDNEPRCLHEVSIRPADLTNPVAACDRKGASVRVGVFTEEGCVEYFDCAVAASNHAAELDTDTGENLHRWALICPSHDEQPADTCEDCSTMDDTGTEEEELMPDHTETTPTPEIGEPSVEERYYAESETVLAHPEYREDRVTITAAGSTDGTSLRLPHAAGHNVHDVLAATGWRLRDRLSYVASSNTHRGRVERTTPANTPAAQALRTYFTEEAAARRLIADHIAPNLNAHTRPVVLDGEPFPIGWTFRDGYGTHATYAAVTRSASLDGLTGHISREDAEAALRTACAAPLFTKGDRVVCADGRTRTVEGMTHRPGEPARVVVGAGAEWIAAECTPTPAPLTEEQGRYTVSRNYLSPTDFQPVTDHDGTVLAYTFQTMESRSDGYGWVRQDGTLAPTTEKRRDDLERLIRSDHASKTRPPLHSPKATEQDDTELRSLRGLISQLRTIARHGDMDEVRAALAKHDQDTAES; encoded by the coding sequence ATGAACACACGAGGGGTCCTGCCCGTGACCACGCCCCAAGCACGCCGCACCACCGCCCGCCGACCGCTGTGGGACACCGGCTGGGGAACGAAGCGCGCCGCCGCCTACGCCGCTCGATGCGCACGGTACGTCAGCATCGACCGCCTGCAGCTTCAGGCCAGAGGCCGCGCCGCAGCCCGCCTCGATTTCCCCTACGCCGTGGGGCGCGGTCCTCAGCGGCACGAAGCAGCCGCCGCCATAGCCATTCGGTTCGGACTCGACGTCCGCCGCCTGGACCGGTCCGGGCGCGCGCTGCGCATCACGGGCCGTCCCGATGCGGTGGCTCGCTACGCCGCCGCGCTCCCCCGTGTCCTGGACCACGCTGAGCAGCTGGCCAGCTGGGCCGCACGCATGTACAGCCAGTGTGCCCGCAAGCCCCAGCACACCGACCACTTCGAGGGCCTGGGTGCCCGGGGGCCCCACGCTGCCGCCTACTTCCGTGCCGCCGCCTTCCGCCGGATCGTTGAGGTCCTGGTCGGCCCGCAGGACATCGTCGTGCCCGAGGTGGACCTCAATCTGCCCCTGTGGGAGCAGGCCGAGACCCTAGGCGGAGTGCTGGGCGAATACGGCTGGGTAGAGATCCGCGACGCCTACGACCCCGATACCGCCCAACGACTTCTCGACAACGCCGACAGGGTCAAGACCCCGGCCTCTCGCTGGCCGGTCACCAACAAGCACGGCGAGCAACTGGCCTTGTTCGACGACGCACACCTTGCCCCGCAGCCCATATCCGGCCTGGTCGTCGTCATCCCCTGCTCCAGAGCGAAGACCAGCCACCCGGCCGCGGCGGGGCAGCTCTACACCGGATCGCTCCACAAGCACGCCCGCCGCACCGCCGATGCTCTCACTGCCCAGGGCGGCACCATCCTGGTGCTCAGTGCCCTTCACGGCCTCCTGCCGCTGGACCAGGTCATCGAGCCGTACGACCACACATGGAAGGACGAGGGCAGCGTCACTGTCGATGACCTGCAGGCCCAAGCCGTCGACCTGAGGTTGACCGGCGCCGACGTGGTGCTGCTCACCCCGAGCCAGTACACGCAGCGGGCCATCGTGGTCTGGCCCAACGCCCAGACCCCGCTGGCCCACCTGGGCATCGGCCGACAGCGTGGCCGGCTGACCGCCCTACGCGAAAGCGCCCGCACCCGCACGCAGACGCCGCGTGAGACACCGACCGCCCCCTCACTCCCAGCCGCGCAGGCCAGCTGCCCGATGCGGAGCCCGCGGGGCTTGCGGGGCTTACACCAACGCGCCCGACAGTCACCCTCAGCCGGGCCACGTCTCCCGGACGCAGCCGCACTCACCTCACCAGGAGCCCATCCCATGACCACGCCCCACACCCGCCCGGTGATTGCCACCGAGCAGGCCGAAGACAACGAACCGCGGTGCCTCCACGAGGTCAGCATCCGTCCGGCCGACCTCACCAATCCGGTCGCCGCCTGCGACCGAAAGGGAGCCAGTGTCCGCGTCGGTGTCTTCACCGAGGAGGGATGCGTCGAGTACTTCGACTGCGCTGTCGCCGCCTCCAACCACGCTGCCGAGCTTGACACCGATACAGGCGAGAATCTCCACCGATGGGCCCTGATCTGCCCCAGCCACGACGAGCAGCCCGCCGACACCTGCGAGGACTGCAGCACCATGGATGACACCGGCACCGAGGAGGAGGAACTCATGCCCGACCACACCGAGACCACCCCCACCCCGGAAATCGGAGAACCGTCCGTCGAAGAGCGCTACTACGCCGAGTCGGAGACCGTGCTCGCGCACCCCGAATACCGGGAGGATCGCGTCACGATCACCGCCGCGGGCAGCACCGACGGTACGAGCCTCCGTCTGCCGCATGCCGCCGGGCACAACGTCCACGATGTCCTGGCCGCCACCGGATGGCGCCTCCGGGACCGACTGTCCTACGTGGCCTCGAGCAACACCCACCGGGGCCGCGTCGAGCGCACCACCCCGGCCAACACCCCGGCCGCCCAGGCCCTGCGCACCTACTTCACCGAAGAGGCCGCCGCCCGGAGGCTGATTGCCGACCACATCGCACCGAACCTGAATGCGCACACCCGGCCCGTCGTCCTGGACGGAGAACCCTTCCCCATCGGCTGGACCTTCCGCGACGGGTACGGCACCCACGCCACCTATGCAGCCGTGACGCGCTCCGCCAGCCTCGACGGACTCACCGGCCACATCTCCCGGGAAGACGCGGAAGCAGCCCTTCGAACGGCTTGCGCAGCCCCCTTGTTCACCAAGGGTGACCGGGTCGTGTGCGCCGACGGCCGCACTCGCACCGTCGAGGGCATGACGCACCGCCCCGGCGAGCCGGCCCGCGTCGTCGTCGGCGCCGGTGCCGAGTGGATCGCCGCCGAGTGCACCCCCACCCCGGCCCCTCTCACCGAGGAGCAGGGCCGCTACACCGTGAGCCGGAACTACCTGAGCCCGACGGACTTCCAGCCCGTGACCGACCACGACGGCACCGTGCTCGCCTACACGTTCCAGACCATGGAATCCCGAAGCGATGGCTACGGCTGGGTGCGCCAGGACGGCACTCTTGCCCCGACCACCGAAAAGCGGCGGGATGATCTTGAGCGCCTGATCAGGTCGGATCATGCAAGCAAGACACGGCCGCCCCTCCACAGCCCGAAGGCCACCGAGCAGGACGATACCGAGCTCCGTTCCCTGCGCGGCCTCATCAGCCAGCTGCGCACCATCGCCCGACACGGTGACATGGATGAAGTCCGCGCAGCCCTCGCCAAGCACGATCAGGACACGGCTGAAAGCTGA
- a CDS encoding SAM-dependent methyltransferase, whose amino-acid sequence MQISKATRTELERAACEGPVVRLHWDATDAGREGVHRVLTRSGATWSVRHQGYMFADLFPFGQAADLVRLIIDRRHAVNRPDRGMVSCPQSIAETLWGLNLPSDLNGWRVLEPSAGHGVLAAEGTARGCTVDCHEIDAHRAADITRAGIASNVSATDFLTVTAQPTYDAVVMYPPHRRDLAVQHILHAYRFLRPGGVLTALVSLGLQNAAGTRGDQLRQLLSLSGYLHALDEADFDDGPLLSPTGLRLSAQLITLHADQDEPATGQR is encoded by the coding sequence GTGCAGATCTCGAAGGCCACACGTACCGAACTGGAACGCGCCGCCTGCGAAGGACCCGTAGTCCGCCTCCATTGGGACGCCACCGACGCCGGCAGGGAAGGTGTACACCGGGTCCTCACCCGCTCCGGCGCCACCTGGAGCGTGCGCCACCAGGGCTACATGTTCGCCGACCTGTTCCCGTTCGGGCAGGCCGCCGACCTGGTCCGCCTGATCATCGACCGCCGCCACGCCGTCAACCGGCCCGACCGCGGCATGGTGTCCTGCCCGCAGTCGATCGCGGAAACCCTCTGGGGCCTCAACCTCCCCAGCGACCTCAACGGCTGGCGCGTACTCGAACCCTCCGCGGGCCACGGAGTGCTTGCCGCCGAAGGCACAGCCCGGGGATGCACCGTCGACTGCCACGAGATTGACGCCCACCGCGCTGCGGACATCACCCGCGCAGGCATCGCCAGCAACGTGAGCGCCACCGACTTCCTGACCGTCACCGCGCAGCCCACCTACGATGCCGTCGTCATGTACCCGCCCCACCGCCGCGACTTGGCCGTCCAGCACATCCTGCACGCCTACCGCTTCCTGCGCCCGGGCGGCGTCCTGACGGCCCTTGTGTCGCTGGGCCTACAGAACGCGGCCGGTACGCGCGGGGACCAGCTCCGCCAGCTCCTCAGCCTCTCCGGCTACCTGCACGCCCTCGACGAGGCAGACTTCGACGACGGCCCACTCCTGTCGCCGACCGGCCTGCGCCTGTCAGCCCAGCTGATCACCCTCCACGCCGATCAAGACGAACCGGCCACCGGCCAGCGGTAG
- a CDS encoding DNA cytosine methyltransferase, which translates to MAAQFGIKPSYTSAHFFTGGCGDMRGFTQAGFKSLYAANHHPASVQTARNNWPGLLVKEADVQSIDMRNVPSADVLVASPICTEASPNSGKTAPRAAIELDENGRPKPGPDWPQTRITMWEPVRYAEFHRPLAYVGENVPAFGNSPLFKAWLQVWDALGYTPTLASVNAAHLKVPGARPLPQSRDRLVWCFLRNDVVARNGLPDLRPTCDAICPTCGPVEGVQRWKKNPDFPVGEYGPNRQYYYVCPDRRCRARVEPVIRGIGDVIDPSVSGDHFGNGYFKGKQRTTRTPYGQATRDRVAAGLERYRGKPFIATLRNHCSASSLDDPIGTLSAQGGGHHYLVRPNASLTIDDCEYRPLTIQEKARCQGFPDGHEFAGTEHDKRLQVGNAVPVNVARWLAQRVQAVLPR; encoded by the coding sequence ATGGCTGCTCAGTTCGGCATCAAGCCCTCTTACACCTCTGCTCACTTCTTCACCGGCGGCTGCGGTGACATGCGTGGCTTCACCCAGGCCGGATTCAAGTCCCTGTACGCCGCGAACCACCATCCGGCATCCGTGCAGACCGCCCGGAACAACTGGCCGGGCCTGCTCGTCAAGGAGGCCGACGTGCAAAGCATCGACATGCGCAACGTCCCGTCGGCCGATGTCCTGGTCGCATCGCCCATCTGCACCGAGGCATCTCCGAACAGCGGCAAGACCGCACCGCGTGCCGCGATCGAGCTGGACGAGAACGGCCGCCCCAAGCCGGGCCCGGACTGGCCTCAGACCCGCATCACCATGTGGGAGCCCGTCCGCTACGCAGAGTTCCACCGCCCCCTCGCCTACGTCGGCGAGAACGTCCCCGCATTCGGCAACTCCCCGCTCTTCAAGGCATGGCTTCAGGTCTGGGACGCGCTCGGCTACACGCCCACGCTCGCATCGGTCAACGCCGCCCACCTCAAGGTCCCTGGCGCACGCCCCCTGCCTCAGTCCCGCGACCGGCTGGTGTGGTGCTTCCTGCGCAACGACGTTGTCGCCAGGAACGGCCTCCCCGATCTCCGGCCGACCTGCGACGCAATCTGCCCCACCTGCGGCCCTGTCGAGGGTGTCCAGCGCTGGAAGAAGAATCCCGACTTCCCGGTGGGTGAGTACGGACCCAACCGCCAGTACTACTACGTGTGCCCCGACCGACGCTGCCGCGCCCGAGTCGAGCCCGTCATCCGAGGAATCGGGGATGTCATCGACCCCTCCGTATCCGGTGACCACTTCGGCAACGGCTACTTCAAGGGCAAGCAGCGCACCACGCGCACGCCCTACGGGCAGGCCACTCGCGACCGCGTCGCCGCCGGGCTGGAGAGGTACCGCGGCAAGCCCTTCATAGCCACCCTCCGAAACCACTGCTCGGCGTCCTCGCTGGATGACCCCATCGGCACACTCTCGGCACAGGGAGGAGGCCACCACTACCTGGTACGGCCGAACGCCAGCCTGACCATCGACGACTGCGAGTACAGGCCCCTCACGATCCAGGAGAAGGCCCGCTGCCAGGGATTCCCCGACGGACACGAGTTCGCCGGAACCGAGCACGACAAGCGCCTCCAGGTCGGGAACGCCGTACCCGTCAACGTCGCCCGCTGGCTCGCGCAGCGCGTCCAGGCCGTCCTGCCCCGCTGA